agtctctcggtcccagcttcaatgcacctgtactgacctcgctttctggatgatagcggggtgaacaggcagtggctcgggtggttgttgtccttgatgatctttatggccttcctgtaacatcgggtggtgtaggtgtcctggagggcaggtagttttcccccggtgatgcgttgtgcagacctcactaccctctggagagccttacggttgtgggcggagcagttgccgtaccaggcggtgatacagcccgccaggatgctctcgattgtgcatctgtagaagtttgtgagtgcttttggtgacaagccgaatttcttcagcctcctgaggttgaagaggcgctgctgcgccttcttcacgatgctgtctgtgtgagtggaccaattcagtttgtctgtgatgtgtatgccgaggaacttaaaacttactaccctctccactactgttccatctgctgtttcctgaagtccacaatcatctccttagttttgttgacgttgagtgtgaggttattttcctgacaccacactcctagggccctcagctcctccctgtaggccgtctcgtcaatgttggtaatcaagcctaccactgttgtgtcgttcgcaaacttgatgattgagttggaggcgtgcgtggccacgcagtcgtgggtgaacagggagtacaggagagggcacagaacgcacccttgtggggccccagtgttgaggatcagcggggaggagatgttgttgccaaccctcaccacctgggggcggcccgtcaggaagtccagtacccagttgcacagggcggggtcgagacccagggtctcaagcttgatgacgagcttggagggtactatggtgagctgtagtcgatgaacagcattctcacataggtattccttttgtccagatgggttagggcagtgtgcagtgtggttgagattgcatcgtctgtggacctatttgggcggtaagcaaattggagtgggactagggtgtcaggtaggttgaaggtgatatggtccttgactagtctctcaaagcacttcatgatgacggaagtgagtgctacggagcggtagtcgtttagctcagttaccttagccttcttgggaacaggaacaatggtggccctcttgaagcatgtgggaacagcagactgggatagggattgattgaatatgtccgtaaacacaccagccagctggtctgcgcatactcttgagggcgcggctggggatgccgtctgggcctgcagccttgcgagggttaacacgtttaaatgttttactcacctcggctgcaatGAAGGAGAGGCCACAtgtttggttgcaggccgtgtcagtggcactgtattgtcctcaaagcgggcaaaaaagttatttagtctgcctgggagcaagacatcctggtctgtgacggggctggttttctttttgtaatccgtaattgactgtagaccctgccacatacctcttgtgtctgagccattgaattgagattctactttgtctctatactgacgcttagcttgtttgattgccttgcggagggaatagctacactgtttgtattcggtcatgtttccggtcaccttgccctgattaaaagcagtggttcgcgctttcaatttcacgcgaatgctgccatcaatccacggtttctggtttgggaatgttttaatcgttgctatgggaatgacatcttcaacgcacgttctaatgaactcgcacaccgaatcagcgtattcgtcaatgttgtctgacacaatacgaaacatatcccagtccacgtgacggaagcagtcttggagtgtggaatcagcttggtcagaccagcattggacagacctcagcgtgggagcttcttgttttagtttctgtctgtaggcagggatcaacaaaatggagtcgtggtcagcttttccgaaaggagggcggggcagggccttatatgcgttgcggaagtcaGAATaccaatgatccaaggttttgccagccctggttgtgcaatcgatatgctgatacaatttagggagtcttgttttcagattaaccttgttaaaatccccagctacaatgagtgcagcctcaggatgtatggattccagtttgcaaagagtcaaataaagttcattcagagccatcgatgtgtctgcttgggggggaatatatacggctgtgattataatcgaagagaattcccttggtagataatgcagtcgacatttgattgtgaggaattctaaatcaggtgaacagaaggacttgagttcctgtatgtttttgtgacaacaccacgtctcgttagccataaggcatacgcccctgcccctcttcttaccagaaagatgtttgcttgtcggcgcgatgcgtggagaaaccagctggctgcaccgactccgatagcatctctccagtgagccatgtttccgtgaagcaaagaacgttacagtttctgatgtccttctggaatgctacccttgctcggatttcatcaaccttgttgtcaagagactggacattggcgagaagtatactagggagtggtgcacgatgtgtccgtctccggagtctgaccagaagaccgcttcgtttccctcttttacgaagtcgtttttttgggtcgccggctgggatccattccgttgtcctgggtgaaaggcagaacacaggatccgcttcgcgaaagtcatattcttggtcgtaatgATGGCTAGTTgatgctgctcttatattcaatagttcttctcgactgtatgtaatgaaacctaagatgacctggggtactaatgtaagaaataacacgtaaaaaaaaacaaaaaactgcatagtttcctaggaacgcgaagcgaggcggccatctctgtcggcgcaagTTAGTTGTGGAAGTAGTTTACTAAAGCTTCTCTAGACCATAGGTTAAATACTGACCCGAGTTCTGGTCAATCCACTGAAGAGAGTCCATGTGGGCATTGAGAATTTTACAGATCTGCTGAAGCTAAaagaggaaaaaaaaaaaaaaagtgtcagCATAACTAATTATTCAATTCCTCCTCCctaaaaatttaaaaataaaataaaaactatacaagggtgtattcattacaggtAAAAAAACAGTTATGAAAAATGCTGTTTTTGCCAATAAAAAAATTATTCCtagttatacagtatgtacagatCTACTTAAATTACATACCTCTGCACATCGACTGTATTAATGAGCAcattgtactggtaccccttgtatagtCAAGTCACCATTACTTATTGTGTAttattacatgttttacatattgagtattattacatgttttacttATTGAGTattattacatgttttacttATTGAGTATTATTACatattttacttttctattatttctccattttctttctctgcattgttgaagggcacataagtaagcatttctctgtAACTCCACACCTGTTTACAAAGTAtgtgacataacatttgatttagaATAACTGTAGCAATATAGACGCAGCCAGGTATTCAAGTAGACCATCTGTTTTTCTTTCTCACCGGGTCACTGGTATCAGCTGGCCCACAGGATGTGTTCAGGTGTTCAATTATTTCCTTTAGATCTTGGGACATCCTCTTCAGCTGGGCGTCCACGTTCTCTGCAAGCTTGTACCTTCAGAAAGAGAATGCATAAATATGAAATATCACAACCATATAGTCATGAATCAGTTCTCACTGTGCATTGGTTCTCACTCAAAGCCCTTTGTCAAAACCTTACGTTCTCTCGCGTTCCTCATCGGCATTCTGCATGTAGATGGTTCCACTCTGTTCTTTGACAGACTCCTCCAGTGGGGACAGCAGGTCCTCCAGTTCCTTCTGTTGTGACAGGATGAAGTCCAGGTACTGGTCCAGCCTGGGATGGGTTAGAGAGCAAAAACACAAGGTCATCCAATAACTGACACAATAGTAACACAATGACTACTTCTCACAAATAAAGGACAGAATTCAGAATCTGGTGTACTCAAATACTCTATTAGACATAAACCAGTTAACTCCCACCTTCTTTGGTCCAGTTTCaccttctccatctccctgtgCAGTGATGTGATCTGTAACAATGAGATGAACATCCTCTTAAAATCTGCCATGAAGACACCAAAGTTCAATTGAAGGCCATTTCATGAGATTAAAACAAATAGCATGGCCTAGATTCTAGTGGTGCAGTTACCCCGAGAAGTGCCATGTCTGTTTAccttctctccattctccacCAGTGTGCGGTCCCAGGCGTTGACCTGGGTAGCCTGCTGCAAGAAGTGCCTCTCCTGGTCCTCCAGCTCAAGACTCCACTTGTTGATGAGACCCTCTAGTTGGGTGTAGGACATCACTGGAGGAGCACTGCAGAGGGGGAGTAAATGGACAGGATCACATTGAAACGACTAGGGCTAAGAGTGGATAAGGATGTATTTAGAGAGAAGTAAAAAAAAGTTGAGTACCGAAGCAGTGAGAGACGTAATGAACTTGGCTGGCTAAACCCTGCAGTACCTTGCTGTAACAGTAGTGATGGTTGTGGCTATTCCAGTGATTGGGACCGTTGAGCCGATGCCAGTGGCACCCGCAGGTTTCATACCCAGTGAAAAACCTGTTGTAGAGCCAGTGGTAGCGAAAACATAAAATCCACTACAGTGATGAATTCCTCACTATGACCAGAATTAATCAACGACAAACAAGCCCAGTTACAGAATTTTGCATAAACAAGCAACAATATCAAGCTTTAGTTATTCCAATAACCCTGTATGACGGTACGGTACCTGTGCCAGCTGATGCTGTGGTGGTGGCAGTGACTGCTCCCATGGGTTTGAGCATGAAGCCCAGGGTATTTCCTGCTGCCGATGTGGCAGCCGGGGCAGCTGAGGTGGGGGCAGCACCCACTGATCAGGAGAGAGTACGGGTAACAGACAAGAAAATTAATACCACCACAGAATGCCAGAAAGACCATTTAACTTTAGTTATGAGTTATTTGCTCTCTCAGGCAAGAGTTAGAGGATAAAACTCACGAAAACCTGTGACTGCTGCCGTTAATGCTGGTACTGCAAAGAGAGAAGAACCTAATGAAGCCTGGGTAGCCGTGGCAGTTACAGCAGGGGCTGAAGTACCTTTAGAGAAAGAAAAATAGATAAACTTGATATCAGTTGAAAAACAGGCACACACATGTCGATTCAAAGATAAAACATTTTCTGAGACAGATTCAAACATCTATTTTTCTCCGATTTGTCAGCTATTTATTTGAATGACATATGCCAAAATGTCTCAGACTCCCCCATTTACCTGAAGGTTTGACACCAAAAGCAAATCCTCCACCCTGGGTTGTGGTTGGTGCAGCTGTTGAGGCCGGGGCCACAGAGTTCAGACCTGAGGGAAATAAAATGCACTCATTCAGGATGCACAAAACACGCTAATGTAATCAtgtcatatactgtacattaacCATGATCTGATCAACTGAGCTGACTAGAAGCTCAGAAAACTCACCTGTGGACTGGTTCCCCAGGGAGAGGGTGGCAGGGGCGCTGTTCCCAAATGAGAAGCCCCCTCCTGCGGTCACGGTAGGGGCTGCCTGGACCTTGGCGGCACCAAAACTAAACCCACCTCCCATCATTTGAGTGGTTGCAGCAGGAGTTCCTAAAGAGAGCCCACCAGCTGCTGCTGGTTGAGCCGGGGTTTGGGCAACAGGGGCTCCAAGCCCCCCTGCGGTCCCAAAGCTGAACCCCCCTCCTGTGGGAACAGCAGTGGTTTGTGTGGCGAAACCCCCGCCAAGTCCAAAGCCTGCCCCAGAGGTGGGGGTTGCCATCCCCATAGTTATCCCTGTCAGTGCTGGTTGAGAGGCAGCAGGTGTGCCCAGATTGAGTTTAGCAGTGGGAGTCCTAGAGATAAAAGAGCACATCTACATTACAAATTCTACTAAAAGTTTGCCTTGCTAACCAGACTCCTTTGTTCCAGCCAAACGCTACGCCCATGGATGTCAGTTTCTTCTCCGCAATGAGTCGATCTGAGACCCTCCCAGAATCTTCATTGAATGCGAACACATTCAGGGCAGTCTGAATGGTCCAAAAACCACCTTTAATTGGTTAGCGACGAGACAAACACTGGTAACTGTTTTGTTTAACACCCCTTGTTCGCCTCGTCCCCCAAAATGACTTTaatgatggcagtctcagactaaaaGTATGAGCAGGCGAAGAATTGTGTGAGTCGTCAGGCTAACTAAAAGCTAAAATGGGTAACAACCTACCCAAGATTAATATAAGTGCTATAACTATCCAAACATTCATGTAAATTACATAATCCAATGCACCCACCCAATAGAGAAGCCTCCACTTGCTGGAGTACTGTTCTGTGTAGGGTTCCCAAAGCTGAATCCTCCAGTTGAGTTTGTACTGTTTGGGGGCTGGGCAGGATTGGGGGGTCCAAAAGAGAAACCACCACCTGAAGTTGTAGGTGCAGCACTTGCAATCCCAAAGCCTGTGGCTGGCGCAGCTGTGGTTTTGGGAGCTCCAAAGCTGAATCCAGTATTGGACGCTTGTCCAAAGTTGAATCCTCCACTCATTGTCCTATCTAGGTAGGAGGACACAAGGTAGAGATGAATACAATGACATTACATCGTACCGATGTCATAGTCCCTTCAACGTCTTCACCCACTTGCACAATTTAGCTAGCCACATAATAAGATATGCAGATTTATACTGGTCAACCCCATGTCACTTCTTtgacttatctattttttacacTGAAAATATTTATAAATAAACATTCTGGGAGAACGGTTGCTATACTATAGCAAGTTGGCGTACTTACTTGGTTAGTGTTCTAGCTGGTAAGTTAGTtacttaacgttagctagctcgctaCTAAAATACGAACGTGTTAGCAAGTGAACAAAACGCCATATATTAACGTTGTATTGCAATACCACCAGCTAAACAACAATATACATGTTCGTTCACTGACAAGGAACAAATCCTGTCAATTGATAAAATTACCATACCTCCCCTCTTCTTCCAACAAGAGATGAAATTGAACAATTTCTATCTGCGCGCACTATGAACGCTTTTGAATGCGGTAACGACATCGCTATGTAACTAAGTGCTTCCGGGACAATGATTTTTGGAATCCTTCATAAGAGTCTCGTCCTGCATACTTTGTAAATGAAATAGGGCGAAAATGGAAAACGTAAAGGTAGATAAGGGAGTGAAGAATGGTTAAGTTTGGTTGTTTGCTATTCGAAAACGCGCCTTACAGATCCGACTTGATAACCTACAGCTGTAAACTTCACAACTCTTTAAAACATCAATGGAGCCACAACCAATGGTTTAGATCATTGGTTGCAACAACGCTGCCCTTAAAAAAGGATGGCCATTTTGAAAGCTGCAGTATATATTTTGGACACAGTAATTGCAATATTACTGCAGTAAAATTGTGTTATTTTGGACAGTACCTGCTGCCTACTGCAGTTATACTCGTGTACTGTGGTTACACTGCATTCAACAAGTTGAAGTATCATTTTATTTTGTAGTAGTACATGCAGTGGATTATTTATGGTTTCAAACAAGTAAATAAGTACAGAAGGGcattaaaataagaatttatttgAGCAAACAAGATTCTAGAAAAGACCCCTTCAATTTAGACTTTTACAGATGGAGAAAAATTGAATGTCAGAAAATGCAGGTACTAAGGTTCAAGGCCCCCACACAGACAACGTTTTCAAAATGTAGTTTCTTTATTTCGTTCAAGGACTAAAGAGTGAACACATTTAAAAACCCAGATACATAAACAAGAACAGTCAATCCTGGTAGAAGACACAATTGCACTGCATTGAGTCCATTTGGGGATTGGTCACTGCCGCACAGTTGCTGGACTCCATTGCACGCCACATTAGCACAGGCCACAATGAGGGGGAGAACAGAGCAAGGGTGAGGGGATCATTCTCACGGAGCATCTCAAAATCACTCACATGGGTTCAGAAAGTTGTTTCATATCTGGGAAATTGTGTGCATTAGTGAGCTCCTCCAATGCAGTTTTCAAACACTACTGATCATTTCAAAGTAACATTATGTGATCAATGACTTCTGAAGCTCCTGCTGCCTCTTGTTCTTCTATATAATGGCGGTCCGCAAACAAACAAAGGTGCATGCCGCTACCTACTGTGCGGTCAatcacagtttataacattatcTACCCATTTCTAAATCCTCCTACCTAACTCAGTACTTCTGAGAAAATAAGAGCCACATCCCATAGGCCACTATAATGTTAGCTACCTCACGGAGCGAACAACCATCTGAGTCACTGTAGACACAGACCGACCTGGCATTTCTCTATCTGAAAATTACATCTTACAACGACAGCAATTATTCTCTGATTTATGTTCAAGATAGCATTGTAGCTATCTTCAGCTGCCTCTAGATCCAGTTCACTTTTAATAGTCTCAAATTGTTTGCCATGCTGTCACTAGCTACATATATTTAGCAAAAAAGACTATGAAATTGAttgttttctttgtgacttgcttatatacacacactacagtagactagtaCATGGGCGAGCTACATTACACCTTTACTGAATGACAACAATGTAGCCTGAACACTTCTGTCTAGCTAGTTGGCTTTAGACATTGATAAATTAACATACGGAGGGATAACAAATTCATGTAGCTGTGGTCTTGTCACTTGTTCAGCCATTTAccttctttaaaaaatatatatatatatattttcttttaaaGAGTGAAAGTACTCAGCCTTCAGCCATGCCAGCAGGTCTCCCATGAAAAAGTGATGTTGACTTCAGTGGGATAACCAGGTAATTAAAGCTAAAATGTTCTGTTCCCTCAATAAATAGAAGTGTGTGTGGTTCAGTGGCAGATTTTCCTAAAGAAAATAGACCAAGATAGTATCagcagttctcaatcagatgaCACACCTGGTCTCATTCATTTATAGATGTTACTTATATTGAGAATGATTTTCATATCTGATATTGTTCCTGGTGTAACTATgtgctattttttttaaacatgcagTAAACAAAATGCTGCCACCATTGTGGGTGCCATATAATTTGTGTGCATATCTTTAAGTTATGCACATTTCATGTTAATATTCCATTACCCTAAGTCCTCCATTCTCGAACATGAAGCTGCCTGACCCTAGCCGGAATGACCAGAGAAGTGTTAGCTTAAGGTATGAATTCATATTGAGTCAAATTAAGTTCACTCAAGTTCTTATTTAGTGACTGACATGAATTGGAGCATGAACAGGCTTAGTCTACACTCCAGTGGAACAACAGCCATGTAATCCATTTGTCAACAACGATTCTGCCAATTAATGCATATCACAACTGTCAAGAGGTGTGCACACACTAAGCCTTAGAGGTTTTGTAACGTCACATGATTAGGCCTATGTAAATACAGATCTGAATGTTTGATATCTTTTCTACTGTAAACAGTTGATTGTAGTTGATGCCAAAGCTAATCATTTAATATTCTACTACAAGGACTGACAGCTTTTAGATGTGTgcattgttagatactacagtactgttggagctaggaacacaagcctTTCACTACACtggcaataacatctgttaaatatgtgtatgtgaccaataaaatgtcatGAGACTGAAAAGTAGAGATGGATGCTGGAGAAGGGGGAGTGACTACAGACAGAAATAAGTGCTGAAAATCTATTTCCTTTGATGGAATTAGTTTGGACTCATTTTATGTATATTTATTTCGCAGGTACTGTGCATCCATTATTGTTCATTACTATTATGTTAATGTGGTGAATGTCTTTTATTAAACCAACTTCGATAGTAGGTTTGTTGTACAAAGGATTGTGCTCCAACAATCATAAATATGGCTTTGATTTCATTATAGTAAATCTCAATGTAAAGCAATCTGTTTAATGTATTGTCTTTATATGCATTACAATGGCAAATGAAATGTCCTCCAGATGCAAGACGTTCTCCAGCAATGGCTGAAATGTTACTTTTGAAAAGCAACATCCCAACCACAAGCACAGTACACACACTGAAggataaaaaaaacacattaacAAGTGATTTTTAGACAACTTTGTAGGCATTCAAGACATTGGTCTGATAGGAATGGGATGTCATCATGCTTGAGGAACAATACAGAACAAGAAGAGGAAAGCCCCCACTTGTGCAATGTTATGACAactggaccacctattgagatgtgcctcTTGTTAAAGTAAATCAGGTGTTACATTAGGTGAAAGGAGACAAGAAAATAAAAAGCAGTGTATTTACATACTGTTTCCACTAAACAGACCTAAAACATCTGGGTTTGTTGCATGAAGAAATTAATAAATAGCTGTTGATGATTTAGAATGTAACTGCCGAGGTAGAATATTGAGAGTCAAACATTCTATTTGTGTGTTAAGATTAAGATTCTTCTTCTTTTAAAAAAAATTTCACAGGATATGCCTTGCTCTAAAGAAACACTCAGTTAATCACAGtgggttctctcctctcctgtaaaacgaTTTGGTCTGAAGGAATAAAAGCTATTATAATAAAGACAAATTCCATaaactgatttttttttaaattatgctACGGCTGTACACGACTGACCCCATCAacccctacctacatgcacatatCTACCTAGCACCTCTGCACGTCAccgtgtatatagccaggttattattcattgtgtatttattccgtGTTATTTTTTCTATagtttctctgcattgttgggaagggcctgtaaatAAGCAGTTCACTGGTAGTACACccgttgtttacaaagcatgtgacaaatacaatttgatctgtATAATACAATTCTCCTCATGGTGCAAAATGTAACTTCTGGACTTAGGGTTTTTACTACTGTTGGTTATGGTCATTATGTAACACAATTAGATGAATCATTTGGAACAGCATTGTATACACCTTTCTCCATGTAAAAAAGTATGCAAACATCTTGCAGATTCACACCAAAACAAACCTTTAGTTGCAGTTTTAGAAGATGCTGCTTCAAACACTTAAGGAGAAATGTCAGAGACTCATTATCGCCAGACTCGCCAGAACTAAAACATTCGCATGGAATTTACCACACCCTTTGTGATAAGCCATATCTAAATTGCAGTAGTCGAACAAACAATCAAACAAACTCCCATTTGCATTTATAGGTGACAAAATAATGGTCTTCCCTCTTCATCAATTGTCTTTTTCTCCACATGGATTGAAATTGGTTGTGCTCTGTGTTAATCACCATAGGCTACCCATACTAATAAGGCAATCAGGTCAATCAGGTGACCGAGGTAAAGACAGTTTCAAGTTGGATATTCAACGGATATTCGCGCTTTCAAACCACTTGAGCCAAATAAGTGTCATTATGTTGGAAAAATTGCCTACAACATTGCACAGGTCTTACTTTCACGATTTGGACATTAATTCGCTTTCCAAAGCGAATAAACATGTGTAAATGTGAGCACCATTTTGTATTCCTAGTTGAATTAGTAAACAAAGTACAAGCATTTTTTACATTCAAatgtcaatagctccttggtcatgtgacctacttgacTCAAACAAGGTccagaatgtccactgactacccttctatattgcacaccctttagttagTCCACTTTCATCTCACAAGATTTTACATAAATCTTTCAAAATGtaaaatttcaatagctccttggtcatgtgacctagggacttcaaacaaggttcagaatgtccactgactatACCTTCAAATCGCACACTCGGATGTTTGTCTACTTTCATCTCATGCTATTAGACTTAAATCTGTAAGCTTTGCAGGCCCTCATTTCACATGGgtgttaaaaaaatat
Above is a genomic segment from Oncorhynchus masou masou isolate Uvic2021 chromosome 12, UVic_Omas_1.1, whole genome shotgun sequence containing:
- the LOC135550543 gene encoding nuclear pore glycoprotein p62-like, producing the protein MSGGFNFGQASNTGFSFGAPKTTAAPATGFGIASAAPTTSGGGFSFGPPNPAQPPNSTNSTGGFSFGNPTQNSTPASGGFSIGTPTAKLNLGTPAASQPALTGITMGMATPTSGAGFGLGGGFATQTTAVPTGGGFSFGTAGGLGAPVAQTPAQPAAAGGLSLGTPAATTQMMGGGFSFGAAKVQAAPTVTAGGGFSFGNSAPATLSLGNQSTGLNSVAPASTAAPTTTQGGGFAFGVKPSGTSAPAVTATATQASLGSSLFAVPALTAAVTGFLGAAPTSAAPAATSAAGNTLGFMLKPMGAVTATTTASAGTGFSLGMKPAGATGIGSTVPITGIATTITTVTASAPPVMSYTQLEGLINKWSLELEDQERHFLQQATQVNAWDRTLVENGEKITSLHREMEKVKLDQRRLDQYLDFILSQQKELEDLLSPLEESVKEQSGTIYMQNADEERERTYKLAENVDAQLKRMSQDLKEIIEHLNTSCGPADTSDPLQQICKILNAHMDSLQWIDQNSVLLQRRVEDVSKLCDNRRKEQEKTLRITFG